One Clostridia bacterium genomic window, TGATATAAAAATTAGCGCTAATTATATGATAAAATTGTTTTCTATGGCAAATTAAGCATTTTTTTGACAAAATGCTATCTAAAGTTTATCATAATTTTATTTCAAAAAATATCAAATAATGATATACTGTTTAAGCTAAATCATATTAGAATTTAAAAAGAGGTTAAATGTGAAAGCTTGGGTAATTGACAAGCCCGAATCTATAACATTGCAGGAAATCAAAGAAAACGAAATACCTGCCAATAATGTCAAAATCAAAATTACTCTTGCCAGTTTGTCTTTGACAGATGCAAAGGCATTTAAAGGGGATTTGATAGGCGGAGTACAATATCCTTTTATCCCTGGAAGACACGCCGTAGGCATTATAAGTGAAATTGACGAAAACAACTCTTTTGGATTATCACGCGGTCAACGTGTAGTCATTGACCCTAATATTCCATGCAATAATTGCTATGCATGCAAAACCCACAGACCTTGGGAATGTGAAAAAATGAAGGTAATGGGTTTTTCTTCAGAAGGCCTTATTAGAGATTTTGCATGTGTCCCTGTATCCAATGTCTATCAGATACCGCAACAGATTTCTGATAAAGAAGCTCAGTATGTTGAATACACTTCAATAGCAGTCAAGGTTTTTAACGAACTAAAAGTAGCTGAAGGCGAACATATTGTCATAATCGGCGCTAGCATTTTAGGCATTATTATGGCTCAGCTTGCCTTATATTATCAGGCTGTTCCCATTATCTTAGACCCTCACCAGGACAAGCTTGATATTGCGACCAATTTAGGCATTTATTACACTATTAATACAAGCACTGCAGACCCCAATGAGAGAATCAAACAAATAACAGGCGGAAGATATTGCGAGTGTTCGATTTATCTTGCAAATTCCAACGACAAGATTCAAAAGGCGTTTGATTATGCTTCGGTAGGCGGAAGAGTAGCGATAGTAGGCTGGGAATATATTGCTGAAATAATGAACGGTAACGTAAGCGGTATTTTGTCAAAACAGTTGACTGTTATGGGAATCAACAATGGACAAAAGCAAATTCCCGCTGCAATCAACATGCTTGCAAAAAAAGTCGTAGATGTATCACCGTTTAAAATCAAAGATATTAAATTTGACGAAGTAGATCAAGGTCTGAAGGAATACAGCCAAAACCTGCTTCGTTATCACAAGATCTTTATTAAAATATAGAATTACCGTTTTAGAATAAAAACTCCTTAATATTTTGATATTAATATTAAGGAGTTTTTTTATGTTAAGTTTGAATGTGCCAAAACAAGTTACAGTATATGAGATTTTATATAATCTAAGTCAAGACGCCTATTTGTTTTCTGCGCCAGAAATTAGATAATCTTTTAGATTGATAATATCTCCTGCCCCGACAATTATCAACAAGTCATTGGCAGTCAGCCTTTTTTTAAGATAAAGGCTGCAAGACTCAAAGTCATCAAAATATAAAACATTT contains:
- a CDS encoding alcohol dehydrogenase catalytic domain-containing protein, producing MKAWVIDKPESITLQEIKENEIPANNVKIKITLASLSLTDAKAFKGDLIGGVQYPFIPGRHAVGIISEIDENNSFGLSRGQRVVIDPNIPCNNCYACKTHRPWECEKMKVMGFSSEGLIRDFACVPVSNVYQIPQQISDKEAQYVEYTSIAVKVFNELKVAEGEHIVIIGASILGIIMAQLALYYQAVPIILDPHQDKLDIATNLGIYYTINTSTADPNERIKQITGGRYCECSIYLANSNDKIQKAFDYASVGGRVAIVGWEYIAEIMNGNVSGILSKQLTVMGINNGQKQIPAAINMLAKKVVDVSPFKIKDIKFDEVDQGLKEYSQNLLRYHKIFIKI